CGGCTGTAGCTGGTGGAGAGGCCAACCGGACAGCAGAGGATATGATGGATGGCTTTACAAACACTGGCAAATTACGACTTCACCCGGTAAACCCTTTGCAGCCTGTTTCTTTAGCGTATTTCTTAGATTTTGGATAATCTCTGCATACCCTGGGTTTTACATCGTGGATCTTGCAAATATATTTATCTTCCCCTGTAAGTTTCCTTAACCACGGACACTTCGCAACATCGTCATGGGTTCGTGGGTTTATCCAAACATCATAGACATATCTTCCATTACCGATATCAATGGGATCAACCCAAGCCAAAATATCGTCTCGGGCATTATCCTGCCACATATCTATGTCTGATTGGTCTACTGAGTGCTGATAGGCATCGTGAAGGTTAAGGCAGCAATTTCCGCATTGCTTACAAACAAATCCACTTGGTCGCATCAAGTCCCTCCTGTATAATCATTTAACCGCTCATATATTGCCCGTGAGTGCCACTTAAATCAATCAGAATCGACGAACCGCCCGCACCGCTGGCCTTTAGTTACCCATAACCCATCCCATGCCCATCAGAGGTTTGTCCCCCGGCTGTAGCTGGATGTGCGGCAAACCCGGTAGTGGCGGACACCTGTCGCAAATGTAGCACCCACCATTGTAACACCCGGCAAGATGGATGTCACACCCGCTGCCGTATCACCCGTAGCACCCGCCGACGTACCGCCCATATCACCCGCCCGAAAAGTCCCGGAACGTATCACCCGGCGCGTATCACCCGGCCCGGACGTAACACCCGCACCCTGCCCGCGTTGCATAGCCAAAGATCAAGAGATCGCCCGCCTCACGGCTCAGGTAGGAGACACGGGAAAGACCTGGAGGGCGCGAACGTCCGGGGTTTGTGCTAAGGTGAACATCTCAACTTTCGCAGGAGCGAAAAACGTGTAATATAATGTAATAATTAGTAGTATAGCGTCACAAAGTGTGATATATGGGTTTTGTTCCCAACAAAAGTCCATCAACGCACGAGGTGACGCTATGAGCCAGATTGTATCAGACATCGTTTCCTGTGAAAACCAGATTCATCAGTTCTTTCACAATCAGAAAATCGGCAGCCTGTTGAAGCGCAGCAACATCGACAAGGAGAAGGGCATTTCTCCGGTCTCCGTGTTCCGGGTTCTGGTCACTTTGGCCTTCACCGGAAAGAACCTTTTTCGCACCCTCGAAGCAGGTGGAAGCTGCGGCATGGCCAAGGATACGGTATATCGGTTTCTCAACTCGGTCCATACCAACTGGCGGAGATTCCTTCTGCTGTTGAGCTCCCGGGTGATCAGCCAGGAGCTTGAGCCGTTGACCGGCGCCGCCAACATGAAGGTGCTGATCGCCGATGACACGCTCTACCGCCGCAATCGGAGCAAGTATGTTGAGCTGTTGTCGCGAGTCTTTGACCATATCGACAAACGGTATTACCGCGGGTTCAGGATGCTCGTCCTGGGATGGTCCGACGGCATCAGCTTCGTTCCTGTGTCCTGTGCGCTGCTGGCATCCAGCAAGGAAAAGAACCGGCTGGTTCCCTTGCGTACGGACCTTGACCGTCGCACCAACGGCGCGAGACGTCGCCGGGAAGGCATCCGCAAGGCAACCGATGTCCTTGTCGAAATGGTAGCCGAGGCCATGGCAAGTGGGATTCAAGCCAGTCACCTTATGTTCGACAGCTGGTTTGCATATCCCGCAACCATAAGGAAGTTGCTCGCGAAAGGGGTGCATACCATCTGCATGCTCAAGGTCACGGAAAAAATCTTCTATCGCTACCAGGGGGAAGATCTCCATCTGGCGGCCATCTACAGGAAGATCCGCAAGCGTCGCGGCCGTGCAAAGATCCTCGCTTCGGTCATGGTCGAGATCGGGGAAAATGACCAAGGCATCCCGGTCCCGGCAAAGATCGTATTCGTCCGGGACAGGCGCTCCAAAAAGTGGCTGGCCCTGCTGTCCACCGATATTGCCTTGGGTGACGAGGAGATCGTCACGGCCTATAAACGCAGATGGGACATCGAGGTGTTCTTCAAGATGGCCAAGTCGTTTCTAAATCTTGCCAAAGAGTGCCAGGGTCGGTCCTATGATGGTCTTGTCGCCCATTCCACTGTGGTGTGCTGCCGATACATCATGTTGGCCCTCGCCAAGAGGACCAACAAGGACCCCCGAACTCTTGGGACCCTGTTTCACGCCTGTTGCGAAGAACTCCAGCAGGCGACCTTCGCTGAAGCACTGGCCCTCGTGCTGGTGTTGCTGGAGCAGGCAATGGGCGCCGCCTCGGAAATAACCAGGGAACTGTTCCGCTCCCTGATCGACCGGTTTCTCAGAGATCTACCCCCAATTTATGGGGCACGGTGGCTACTTGCATGGCAAAATAACACCGCTTATTGTTAAAGAACAGATAGATAGACTCGCTTAAACGTGTGCGAAAGTTGAGTTATTTATTATT
The sequence above is a segment of the Desulfobaccales bacterium genome. Coding sequences within it:
- a CDS encoding YkgJ family cysteine cluster protein, producing the protein MRPSGFVCKQCGNCCLNLHDAYQHSVDQSDIDMWQDNARDDILAWVDPIDIGNGRYVYDVWINPRTHDDVAKCPWLRKLTGEDKYICKIHDVKPRVCRDYPKSKKYAKETGCKGFTG
- a CDS encoding transposase — translated: MSQIVSDIVSCENQIHQFFHNQKIGSLLKRSNIDKEKGISPVSVFRVLVTLAFTGKNLFRTLEAGGSCGMAKDTVYRFLNSVHTNWRRFLLLLSSRVISQELEPLTGAANMKVLIADDTLYRRNRSKYVELLSRVFDHIDKRYYRGFRMLVLGWSDGISFVPVSCALLASSKEKNRLVPLRTDLDRRTNGARRRREGIRKATDVLVEMVAEAMASGIQASHLMFDSWFAYPATIRKLLAKGVHTICMLKVTEKIFYRYQGEDLHLAAIYRKIRKRRGRAKILASVMVEIGENDQGIPVPAKIVFVRDRRSKKWLALLSTDIALGDEEIVTAYKRRWDIEVFFKMAKSFLNLAKECQGRSYDGLVAHSTVVCCRYIMLALAKRTNKDPRTLGTLFHACCEELQQATFAEALALVLVLLEQAMGAASEITRELFRSLIDRFLRDLPPIYGARWLLAWQNNTAYC